GGGCCAGCGAAGCAGGAGCTCGCCGGGGTCGGTCGGAGGAAAAAAGAGAAGGCTGGCGGCCTCCGGGGTTCCCACCGAGCCCCGGCTTGCCACCTCCTTCCGGTCTTTTCGTCTTCGGTTTCGGCCCTCTCTCGCGCCTACGACGCCTTAGCTTCCGCCCGCGGCCGCAAGAAGGGCGAACCACCGCAGCAGGTTGTAGGTGATCACGTTCAGCAACACGATGCACCGCACCTTCGTTCTCCCCCGTAAGACGATCTTCCCGAGCGTCCTCCAGCGCTTGAGGTCCGCGTGCACCCGCTCGCTCACCCGAGCCCGCACGCCGTAGATCGCCCGCCCCTCCGGTGTCCTCATCCTCTCTTTGAGCTGCCGCACCGCTTCGCTGTCCCGGGGCCGCACCTCGTAGGGATCGGGCTTCCCCTTCCTTTTCGGTAAAGCCCCGTAAAGCTCCACACCCCGCGCACTGAGCTCCTCCACGTTCTCCACGCTCGTGTAGCCCGTGTCCACCACATACTGCTCCGGAAGCCTCCCGAACCTCCGCTCAAGCTGCTCCAGCATCGGCACCGCCTCGGCAAAATCCGTCCTCCCCTGACTCACCTCCACCCCCACCACCACCTCGCTCTCCGCGTCCGTCGCCAGCTGGACATTGTAGCCCGGAAGATACGCCCCGCCCGTCTGCCGCATCACGCGCGCCTCGGGGTCCGTCGTCGAGCTGCGTGGCTCCCCCGAGGGCTCCTTCGCCCCCTTCTTGTAACCCCCGCGCTCCCTCTCCAAAGCCCCGAGCTCCTCGAGCGCCCTCGTAAGCCTCCTCTCCCTCTCCTCGAGCGCTCGCCTCTGCGCAGCCTGCTTCCTCCTCGAGAGGCTCCGCCGTGCCGGTGCCTCGAGCTCCCCACGCAGCGCCTCGATCTGTCTGCGTACCTCCGCCCGCAGCTCCTCCACCTTCTTTCTCCTCCGAAACGACCGGTCCCCGGCCGAAGCTCGCACCCGCGTCCCGTCCTGCGCCACCCGCCGAAGCCGCACCAGCCCCTCGGCCATCATCACCGCCAACACCTGCGTGAAAAGCTCCTCGAGCGCCTCCGCGTTCTCGCTCCGAAACGTGCTCAGCGTGTGGTAATTCACCGGTACCCCCGCCCCGAAGCCACCGGTAAGCCACGTGTTGCTCCGTCAACCTCTCGAGCTCCCTCGCACTGCCTACCCCCTCCGCCGTCGCATAGAGCCACAGCGCCAAAAGCACCTGCGGATCCGTCGCATCCCGCCCCGCCCAGCTCCCCCGCGCCTTGATCCTCTCGTAAAAGGCCGAAAGGTTCAGCTTCTTCACGACCGCCAACACACTGCGGGCCCGGTGCGTCTGAGGCAGCTCGCCGTCCAGATCCACCACCTCCCACCGAAGCTGGCTCCGCTCCGCTCTCACCACCCGCGGTGCCGCCTTCGCTGCCTCCGCCCGCCGCCGCTCCCGCGCCTCCGCGAGCCTCCGCTTCCTCTCCTCCGCACTCTCCCCGCCCAGAAGCTCCACCTGCTCCATCCCTTCACCTCCCCACCGTAGCTTCCCCTCCCTACCACACTCCGCCCCCAGAGCCGAATCCCTCCAGGGTAAATTTCCGAATTTTTTCACATCCTCCGCGCTCCGTCGCGTCCGGGGCGCGGGGGGGGACGCGCCACCCATGAACACGGACCCGACAGAGCGGGTCCCTCCGACCGCGTCCGGGGGGCGGGGAACGCGCGCGCCGCATGCCTCCGATGATCGAAGGTGCCGTTTTACGCCAACGGCCATCCGGAGGGACGCGCTCCGTCGCGTCCGGGGAGGCGGGGATTCGTGGGAATCGCGGGCACGGCCACGACAGAGCGTGGCCCTCCGATGCGCCCGGCGGAGGCAGATCGACGTGGCGTTTTGCGTTCTTCGAGGATCGACGTTCGCGGCATAGGCGAACACGGACCCGTCGGAGGGACGCGCTCCGTCGCGTCCGGGGGGCGGGGGATTCGTGGGAATCGCGAACACGGCCACGACAGAGCGTGGCCCTCCGATGCGCCCGGCGGAGGCAGATCGACGTGGCGTTTTGCGTTCGAGGATCGACGTTCGCGGCATAGGCGAACACGGACCCGCCGGAGGGACGCGCTCCGTCGCGTCCGGGGCGCGGGGGGGACGCGCCACCCATGAACAAGGACCCGACAGAGCGGGTCCCTCCGACCGCGTCCGGGGCTGCGGGGCACGCGCGCGCCGCATGCCTCCGATGATCGAAGGTGCCGTTTACGACAACGGCCATCCGAAGGGACGCGCTCCGTCGCGTCCGGGGAGGCGGGGATTCGTGGGAATCGCGGGCACGGCCACGACAGAGCGTGGAGGATGTGAAAAAATTCCGAAATTTACCCTGGAGGGATTCGGCTCTGGGGGCGGAGTGTGGTAGGGAGGGGAAGCTACGGTGGGGAGGTGAAGGGATGGAGCAGGTGGAGCTTCTGGGCGGGGAGAGTGCGGAGGAGAGGAAGCGGAGGCTCGCGGAGGCGCGGGAGCGGCGGCGGGCGGAGGCAGCGAAGGCGGCACCGCGGGTGGTGAGAGCGGAGCGGAGCCAGCTTCGGTGGGAGGTGGTGGATCTGGACGGCGAGCTGCCTCAGACGCACCGGGCCCGCAGTGTGTTGGCGGTCGTGAAGAAGCTGAACCTTTCGGCCTTTTACGAGAGGATCAAGGCGCGGGGGAGCTGGGCGGGGCGGGATGCGACGGATCCGCAGGTGCTTTTGGCGCTGTGGCTCTATGCGACGGCGGAGGGGGTAGGCAGTGCGAGGGAGCTCGAGAGGTTGACGGAGCAGCACGTGGCTTACCGGTGGCTTCGGGGCGGGGGTACCGGTGAATTACCACACGCTGAGCACGTTTCGGAGCGAGAACGCGGAGGCGCTCGAGGAGCTTTTCACGCAGGTGTTGGCGGTGATGATGGCCGAGGGGCTGGTGCGGCTTCGGCGGGTGGCGCAGGACGGGACGCGGGTGCGAGCTTCGGCCGGGGACCGGTCGTTTCGGAGGAGAAAGAAGGTGGAGGAGCTGCGGGCGGAGGTACGCAGACAGATCGAGGCGCTGCGTGGGGAGCTCGAGGCACCGGCACGGCGGAGCCTCTCGAGGAGGAAGCAGGCTGCGCAGAGGCGAGCGCTCGAGGAGAGGGAGAGGAGGCTTACGAGGGCGCTCGAGGAGCTCGGGGCTTTGGAGAGGGAGCGCGAGGGTTACAAGAAGGGGGCGAAGGAGCCCTCGGGGGAGCCACGCAGCTCGACGACGGACCCCGAGGCGCGCGTGATGCGGCAGACGGGCGGGGCGTATCTTCCGGGCTACAATGTCCAGCTGGCGACGGACGCGGAGAGCGAGGTGGTGGTGGGGGTGGAGGTGAGTCAGGGGAGGACGGATTTTGCCGAGGCGGTGCCGATGCTGGAGCAGCTTGAGCGGAGGTTCGGGAGGCTTCCGGAGCAGTATGTGGTGGACACGGGCTACACGAGCGTGGAGAACGTGGAGGAGCTCAGTGCGCGGGGTGTGGAGCTTTACGGGGCTTTACCGAAAAGGAAGGGGAAGCCCGATCCCTACGAGGTGCGGCCCCGGGACAGCGAAGCGGTGCGGCAGCTCAAAGAGAGGATGAGGACACCGGAGGGGCGGGCGATCTACGGCGTGCGGGCTCGGGTGAGCGAGCGGGTGCACGCGGACCTCAAGCGCTGGAGGACGCTCGGGAAGATCGTCTTACGGGGGAGAACGAAGGTGCGGTGCATCGTGTTGCTGAACGTGATCACCTACAACCTGCTGCGGTGGTTCGCCCTTCTTGCGGCCGCGGGCGGAAGCTAAGGCGTCGTAGGCGCGAGAGAGGGCCGAAACCGAAGACGAAAAGACCGGAAGGAGGTGGCAAGCCGGGGCTCGGTGGGAACCCCGGAGGCCGCCAGCCTTCTCTTTTTTCCTCCGACCGACCCCGGCGAGCTCCTGCTTCGCTGGCCCTTCGCCAACACCCGAATTTGTTCACAACCCCGTGGCCCTCCGACCGCACGTTCGAAACGTCACGTTGAGGTCGATGCCTACCGGGCACATCCGTCGCGTTCCGGGGCTGCGGGGCACGCGCGCGCCGCATGCCTCCGATGATCGAAGGTGCCGTTTACGAGAACGGCCATCCGGAGGGACGCGCTCCGTCGCGTCCGGGGAGCGGGGATTCGTGGGAATCGCGGGCACGGCCACGACAGAGCGTGGCCCTCCGACCGCACGTTCGAAAGGTCGCGTTGAGGCCGATGCCTACCGGGCACATCCGTCGGAGATACTCTCTTGGGGGTCAAACCTCCTCGGAAGGGTTTTTGGGGAGTTTTTAGGCAGCAGCCAGGGTGGTCATACGGAAGAACTTCTCGCCGATGAAGTCCGTGTCGGTGCGCAGCATGCCGTAGATGGCGTGCAGGAGCTTTCGCATGACGGCCACGACGACCACCATGGGCTTTTTGCCTCTCGAGCGGAGGTGTTCGGCAAAGGCACGCACGTGGGGGTCGTGCCGCATGGCGACCAGCGCCGGCAAAAAGAGCGCTCTGCGCAGGTGCACGTTGCCCATGCGCGAGATGTGCACCGGGCGGTCCACCGAGCTTCCGGACTGGACCGGACGGGGGTCCAGCCCCGCGTGGGCAACCCACTGCCGCACCCCGAGCCCCTCGGGCAGCACCAGAAGCTCGCCGAGCAACTTGAGCGCCGTCAGCGAGGCGATCCCGCGCACCGAGCAGAGATGGTGGTAGGCCCGCTTGAGGATGGGGTCTTGCTCGACCAGCTTGAGGGCCTGCCTTCTCAGGGCACGGATCCGCCCCTGGAGGTGGTGGACGTGACGCCGGAGGTCCTCACAGACCACGCGGGAGTGCTCGCGGCTTGCAAGCTCGGCGTGCAGGCGGTTTTTCTCCTGCGTGGCCATCTCGGTCAGAGCCTCCACCCGACGCATCAGCTCGCGCAGCTCCAGGGCGCGCCTCGAGGGCGGATTCCACGGCACGAAGGGCATCCGCACGGCGTACTCCGCCAGGATCTCGGCCGAGGTGCGATCGGTGCGGGCACGCTGGAAGAACGCCCCGCGGAACTCCTTCACACGGTGGGGATTGGCCACCATGACCTCCACCTCGGGAGCCTTCCAGAGCGCGAGCACCAGATCCGTGCTGTAGCGGCCCGTGGACTCCACCACGACCCGGGCCT
This Candidatus Binatia bacterium DNA region includes the following protein-coding sequences:
- a CDS encoding IS110 family transposase yields the protein MDKSWSVGIDVSQKWLDVCRSDSGEKPETCRFANTAQGHLELVRWLRGRKARVVVESTGRYSTDLVLALWKAPEVEVMVANPHRVKEFRGAFFQRARTDRTSAEILAEYAVRMPFVPWNPPSRRALELRELMRRVEALTEMATQEKNRLHAELASREHSRVVCEDLRRHVHHLQGRIRALRRQALKLVEQDPILKRAYHHLCSVRGIASLTALKLLGELLVLPEGLGVRQWVAHAGLDPRPVQSGSSVDRPVHISRMGNVHLRRALFLPALVAMRHDPHVRAFAEHLRSRGKKPMVVVVAVMRKLLHAIYGMLRTDTDFIGEKFFRMTTLAAA